In Mesorhizobium sp. M9A.F.Ca.ET.002.03.1.2, the DNA window CCGGTTTTTACCGGCACGCGACCAAGGCGCAATGTGCCAGACAGGCACTCTTGTGCCGCCTGCGTCGCCGTTCGCTCTGGGGCAAATGTTTTTTCTCGGTAAAGAGCATCCTTCCTGCCGTCAAGCCCGGACGTCCTCCGCGAGCGTCCGGCTGAAGCTCAGTCGCCGTAGGGCACCCAGACGTTCTTGACCTCAACGGCACGGCGCAGGAAGGCATCGCCGGCGGCCTCGGCCGACGCCCAGTCAAGGCTGCAACCATCGCCGGTCCAGACGCGCTTGAGATTGCCGATGGACTCGGCTTCCGCCTTAGCGCAGGTCTCGGCATCGGCGAACACCCAGAGCCCATCGACGTCGTCATGCTTGGCCAAGACGCCGGCGAGTTCGGCGGTGCGGCCGGTGACGATGTTGATGGCGCCGGCCGGAACGTCGGAATATTCGATGACCTGGTAGAGGTCGGTGGCAAGCAGCGGATATTTTTCCGAAGGCACCGCGACCACTGTGTTGCCCATGGCGAGCGCCGGCGCCACCAGCGAGATCAGCCCGAGCAAGGGGGCATTGTCGGATGCCACGATGCCGACGACGCCGACCGGCTCATGCAGCGCCAGCGTGACTGCGCGGGCCGGCGGCTGGTGGACGCGGCCTTCGAACTTGTCGGCCAGCCCGGCATAGAGGAACAGCCGCTCGATCGACAGCTCGACCTCCTCCTGCGCCGCCTTGGCGGTGGCGCCGGTAAGCTGGGTGAGACGCGCCGCAAATTCATCGGCACGGCCAGAAAGGTTTTCGGCCAAATAGTAGAGCACCTGGCTGCGGTTGTAGGCGGTCGCCGCCGGCCAGCCCTTGCAGGCACGGGCAGCGGCGACGGCGTCGCGAATATCCTTGCGGTTGCCGAGACCGACCTCGCCGGCGAGCTTGCCTTTGGCGGTGGCGACGGCAATCGAATAATTGCCGTCCGGTCTGACCTGCTTGCCGCCGATGAACAGCTTTGCCGTGCGATCGATGGCGTCGCCTTCCGTCTGCTCGACAGGCTGGGCCGTAGCCGTTGCCGGCTTGATGACGGGGCCGAGCGGCAGTTTTGCCGAGAGATATTCGAACATGCCCTCGCGCCCGCCTTCGCGGCCGAAGCCGCTCTCGCGATAGCCGCCGAAGCCGCAGGCGGCGTCGAACATGTTGGTACCGTTGACCCAGACGATGCCGGCCTTCAATTGCGGCGCGACGTGCAGCGCAAGGTTGACGTTCTCGCTCCACACCGAGGCGGCCAGCCCATAGCGTGTGTTGTTGGCGAGCTCGATTGCCTCGTCGGTGTTGCGGAAGGTCATGGTCGCCAGCACCGGCCCGAACACCTCTTCCTGCGCCAGGATGTTAGCCGGGGAAACACCCGTCGCCAGCGTCGGCAGATGGTAATAGCCGGAGGAGGGCAGCGCCACATCCGGCTGCCAGCAGACGGCGCCCTGCCTGGCGCCTTCAGCGACCAGACCCTTGACGCGATCGAGCTGGGTCACGTCGACCAGCGGGCCGATATCGGTGTTCTTGTCGAGCGGGCTGCCGACGCGAAGCCGGCTCATGCGCGTCTTGACCTTGGCGATGAAGGCTTCGGCGATGCCTTCCTGCACCAGCAGGCGCGAACCGGCGCAGCAGACCTGGCCCTGGTTGAACCAGATGCCGTCGACGAGGCCTTCGACGGCGCTGTCGAGATCGGCGTCCTCGAAGACGACGAAGGCCGATTTGCCGCCAAGCTCCAGCGACAGTTTCTTGCCCGACCCAGCAGTGGCTTTGCGGATGATCTTGCCGACTTCGGACGAACCGGTGAAGGCGATCTTCTGGACGCCGGGATGGTTGACGATGGCCGCACCCGCCTCCGGCCCGCCCTGGACGATGTTCACGACCCCCTTCGGCAGGCCGGCGCGTTCGCAGATATCGGCGAACAGAATGGCGGTGAGCGGCGTGAACTCGGCCGGTTTCAGCACGACCGTGCAGCCGGCGGCCAGCGCCGGCGCGATCTTCCAGGCCAGCATCAGGAGCGGGAAGTTCCACGGGATGATCTGGCCGACGACGCCGACGCCCTTGTGATCAGGAAAATCCTTGTCCAGCACCTGCGCCCAGCCGGCATGGTGGATGAAATGGCGGATGGCCAGCGGCACGT includes these proteins:
- a CDS encoding aldehyde dehydrogenase family protein, translating into MNILERYHAMDYGPAPEARNEADAWLAARDFSKALFIGGDWKAAAGGKTFDTSEPSSGKLLAKVSDAGAADIDAAVSAAAKALPKWSASSGYQRAKVLYAIGRAMQRHQRLFAVLESIDNGKPIRESRDIDVPLAIRHFIHHAGWAQVLDKDFPDHKGVGVVGQIIPWNFPLLMLAWKIAPALAAGCTVVLKPAEFTPLTAILFADICERAGLPKGVVNIVQGGPEAGAAIVNHPGVQKIAFTGSSEVGKIIRKATAGSGKKLSLELGGKSAFVVFEDADLDSAVEGLVDGIWFNQGQVCCAGSRLLVQEGIAEAFIAKVKTRMSRLRVGSPLDKNTDIGPLVDVTQLDRVKGLVAEGARQGAVCWQPDVALPSSGYYHLPTLATGVSPANILAQEEVFGPVLATMTFRNTDEAIELANNTRYGLAASVWSENVNLALHVAPQLKAGIVWVNGTNMFDAACGFGGYRESGFGREGGREGMFEYLSAKLPLGPVIKPATATAQPVEQTEGDAIDRTAKLFIGGKQVRPDGNYSIAVATAKGKLAGEVGLGNRKDIRDAVAAARACKGWPAATAYNRSQVLYYLAENLSGRADEFAARLTQLTGATAKAAQEEVELSIERLFLYAGLADKFEGRVHQPPARAVTLALHEPVGVVGIVASDNAPLLGLISLVAPALAMGNTVVAVPSEKYPLLATDLYQVIEYSDVPAGAINIVTGRTAELAGVLAKHDDVDGLWVFADAETCAKAEAESIGNLKRVWTGDGCSLDWASAEAAGDAFLRRAVEVKNVWVPYGD